A DNA window from Ornithinimicrobium humiphilum contains the following coding sequences:
- a CDS encoding DNA-3-methyladenine glycosylase 2 family protein, translating into MPQHGGVHLDHDRCAAAVRSKDSRFDGWFVTGVLSTGIYCRPSCPAITPKVVNMRFYPSAAAAQGAGFRACKRCRPDATPGSPEWRTRGDVAARAVRLVADGVVDREGVAGLASRLGYSVRQVERLVAAELGAGPLALARAQRAQTARLLVEGTDLSMADVAFAAGFSSIRSFNDTVRAVYATTPRELRTAARRRDGTPPSLPGRSGGTVGGGAHPALLHLRLPFRPPLSAAGLFGHLAATRAPGVEVWRDDGLERALRLPHGPAVVRLGPPRPDDRHVPVVLRLLDVRDLSAAIDRCRRLLDLDADPQAVDEHLALDPALRPLVARTPGVRLPGSVDAGELALRAVLGQQVSTVRAGALAAALVAALGEPLPAGLVDPGGPTSLFPTPEALAGAPDAAYPGMPGARRGALRALALALATGDLDLSPGASWSTARAGLLALPGIGPWTAEIVALRGLGDPDALPVGDVGLRAAARAVGLDDAPRALERRAEAWRPWRSYAVQLLWSSLDHPAARLPPPDPHHATGRPRPPAPAPLRPQEAS; encoded by the coding sequence GTGCCGCAGCATGGAGGGGTGCACCTCGACCACGACCGTTGCGCCGCCGCCGTGCGGAGCAAGGACTCCCGCTTCGACGGGTGGTTCGTCACGGGCGTGCTGTCGACCGGCATCTACTGCCGGCCCAGCTGCCCGGCGATCACCCCGAAGGTGGTCAACATGCGCTTCTACCCCTCCGCCGCCGCGGCGCAGGGGGCGGGCTTCCGGGCCTGCAAGCGCTGCCGGCCCGACGCGACACCGGGCTCGCCGGAGTGGCGCACCCGCGGCGACGTCGCAGCCCGGGCCGTGCGGCTGGTCGCCGACGGCGTCGTCGACCGGGAGGGCGTCGCGGGCCTGGCCTCGCGGCTGGGCTACTCGGTGCGACAGGTCGAGCGGCTGGTGGCCGCCGAGCTCGGCGCCGGGCCGCTCGCCCTCGCCCGGGCCCAGCGCGCGCAGACGGCCCGCCTCCTGGTCGAGGGGACCGACCTGAGCATGGCCGACGTCGCCTTCGCCGCCGGCTTCTCGAGCATCCGCTCCTTCAACGACACGGTCCGCGCGGTCTACGCCACCACGCCCCGCGAGCTGCGGACGGCCGCACGGCGGCGCGACGGGACCCCGCCGTCCCTGCCCGGCCGGTCGGGCGGGACGGTCGGCGGTGGTGCCCACCCCGCCCTGCTGCACCTGCGCCTGCCCTTCCGCCCTCCGCTGTCGGCCGCCGGCCTCTTCGGTCATCTCGCGGCCACCCGGGCGCCCGGCGTGGAGGTCTGGCGGGACGACGGCCTCGAGCGCGCGCTCCGCCTGCCGCACGGGCCCGCCGTCGTCCGGCTCGGCCCGCCCCGCCCTGACGACCGGCACGTCCCCGTCGTGCTGCGGCTGCTGGACGTGCGCGACCTCTCGGCCGCCATCGACCGCTGCCGCCGCCTGCTCGACCTCGACGCCGACCCGCAGGCCGTCGACGAGCACCTCGCGCTCGACCCCGCCCTGCGACCCCTCGTCGCGCGCACGCCGGGCGTGCGGCTCCCGGGCAGCGTCGACGCCGGAGAGCTGGCGCTCCGCGCCGTCCTGGGGCAGCAGGTCTCGACCGTCCGGGCCGGAGCCCTGGCGGCCGCGCTGGTCGCCGCGCTGGGGGAGCCGCTGCCCGCGGGGCTCGTCGATCCCGGCGGTCCCACCTCGCTCTTCCCGACGCCGGAGGCCCTGGCCGGGGCGCCGGACGCGGCCTACCCCGGGATGCCGGGCGCCCGGCGCGGCGCGCTGCGGGCCCTGGCCCTCGCCCTGGCCACGGGCGACCTCGACCTCTCGCCGGGCGCCTCCTGGTCGACCGCCCGCGCCGGCCTGCTGGCGCTGCCCGGCATCGGGCCGTGGACCGCCGAGATCGTCGCCCTCCGCGGTCTGGGCGATCCCGACGCCCTGCCGGTCGGCGACGTCGGGCTCCGGGCCGCGGCCCGCGCCGTCGGTCTCGACGACGCCCCACGAGCCCTGGAACGCCGGGCGGAGGCCTGGCGGCCGTGGCGCTCCTACGCCGTCCAGCTGCTGTGGTCCTCGCTCGACCATCCTGCCGCCCGGCTGCCCCCGCCCGACCCGCACCACGCCACCGGCCGCCCCCGGCCGCCCGCCCCCGCACCGCTCCGACCCCAGGAGGCCTCATGA
- a CDS encoding methylated-DNA--[protein]-cysteine S-methyltransferase produces MTTATRSALEHLVVDSPVGPLTLVTDGTALVGLYFAEHRHAPGDVGRAVDRQDAPAVLVETAQQLEEYFAGTRTDFDLPVAATGTDFQHRVWARLREIPYGQTRSYGQLAAELGSPGASRAVGLANGRNPVSIVVPCHRVVGSTGAITGYGGGVERKQQLLDLERRTAGAALF; encoded by the coding sequence ATGACCACCGCCACCCGCTCCGCCCTGGAGCACCTCGTCGTCGACTCGCCCGTCGGCCCGCTCACGCTGGTCACCGACGGCACCGCCCTGGTGGGGCTCTACTTCGCCGAGCACCGGCACGCCCCCGGCGACGTCGGGCGCGCCGTGGACCGCCAGGACGCGCCCGCCGTGCTCGTCGAGACCGCGCAGCAGCTGGAGGAGTACTTCGCCGGCACGCGCACCGACTTCGACCTGCCCGTGGCGGCCACCGGCACGGACTTCCAGCACCGCGTCTGGGCCAGGCTGCGGGAGATCCCCTACGGGCAGACCCGCTCCTACGGCCAGCTGGCCGCCGAGCTCGGCAGCCCGGGCGCCTCCCGCGCCGTGGGTCTGGCCAACGGTCGCAATCCCGTCTCGATCGTCGTGCCCTGCCACCGCGTGGTCGGCTCGACCGGCGCCATCACCGGCTACGGCGGCGGCGTCGAGCGCAAGCAGCAGCTGCTCGACCTCGAGCGGCGCACGGCCGGCGCCGCGCTGTTCTGA
- the lysS gene encoding lysine--tRNA ligase, whose product MSQTPQNAAAADPGAGDAPDTDLPEQVRVRRAKREAMLAAGVDPYPVTVPITHTLAEVRERWGSLETGEETQDVVGVAGRVVFVRNTGKLCFATLQAGDGTRLQAMLSLAEVGEEALARWKAWVDLGDHVFVHGRVICSRRGELSVMADSWAMASKALRPLPVLHKEMSEEQRVRQRYVDLVVRDAARQMVLDRAAVTRALRSVLEADGYVEIETPVLQTVHGGAAARPFRTHLNAFDLPMTLRIALELHLKRAVVGGVERVYEIGRIFRNEGIDSSHSPEFTMVEAYQAYGDQYTMAELIRRLILAAADAVGSRQVETPMGTVDLDGEWVWLPFYEGLSRAVGRTVDVTTSREELVELAEAHGVPVKPEWNAGKIAMEIFGDVVEPTLLQPTYVCDYPEIAQPLARTHRETEGLVEAWDLIIAGVERGTAFSELIDPEIQRARLVEQSLLAAGGDPEAMVVDEDFLRALEYAAPPMGGLGLGLDRLLMLLTGTGIRETILFPFLKPEA is encoded by the coding sequence GTGAGCCAGACCCCCCAGAACGCTGCCGCCGCGGACCCCGGGGCGGGCGACGCCCCCGACACCGACCTGCCCGAGCAGGTCCGGGTGCGGCGCGCCAAGCGCGAGGCGATGCTGGCCGCCGGGGTCGACCCCTATCCGGTCACCGTCCCGATCACCCACACCCTCGCCGAGGTCCGCGAGCGGTGGGGCTCGCTGGAGACGGGCGAGGAGACCCAGGACGTCGTCGGCGTCGCCGGCCGCGTGGTCTTCGTCCGCAACACCGGCAAGCTCTGCTTCGCCACGCTGCAGGCCGGTGATGGCACCCGCCTGCAGGCGATGCTCTCCCTCGCCGAGGTGGGCGAGGAGGCGCTCGCGCGCTGGAAGGCCTGGGTGGACCTGGGCGACCACGTCTTCGTGCACGGCCGCGTGATCTGCTCCCGCCGCGGCGAGCTGTCCGTCATGGCCGACTCCTGGGCGATGGCGTCCAAGGCGCTGCGGCCGCTGCCCGTCCTCCACAAGGAGATGTCCGAGGAGCAGCGTGTCCGCCAGCGCTACGTCGATCTCGTGGTCCGTGACGCGGCGCGGCAGATGGTCCTCGACCGCGCCGCGGTCACCCGCGCGCTGCGCTCGGTGCTCGAGGCGGACGGCTACGTCGAGATCGAGACGCCCGTCCTGCAGACCGTCCACGGCGGCGCCGCGGCCCGGCCGTTCAGGACCCACCTCAACGCCTTCGACCTGCCGATGACGCTGCGCATCGCGCTCGAGCTGCACCTCAAGCGCGCGGTCGTGGGCGGCGTCGAGCGGGTCTACGAGATCGGGCGCATCTTCCGCAACGAGGGCATCGACTCCTCGCACAGCCCCGAGTTCACGATGGTCGAGGCCTACCAGGCCTACGGCGACCAGTACACGATGGCCGAGCTCATCAGGCGCCTGATCCTGGCGGCCGCCGACGCCGTCGGGAGCCGCCAGGTCGAGACGCCGATGGGCACCGTCGACCTGGACGGCGAGTGGGTCTGGCTGCCCTTCTACGAGGGCCTCTCCCGTGCCGTCGGCCGGACGGTCGACGTCACCACCTCGCGCGAGGAGCTCGTCGAGCTGGCGGAGGCGCACGGCGTGCCGGTCAAGCCGGAGTGGAACGCCGGCAAGATCGCGATGGAGATCTTCGGCGACGTCGTCGAGCCGACGCTGCTCCAGCCGACCTACGTGTGCGACTACCCCGAGATCGCCCAGCCGCTCGCCCGCACCCACCGCGAGACCGAGGGCCTCGTCGAGGCCTGGGACCTCATCATCGCCGGCGTCGAGCGCGGCACGGCCTTCAGCGAGCTCATCGACCCCGAGATCCAGCGCGCCCGCCTCGTCGAGCAGTCGCTGCTCGCGGCCGGTGGTGACCCGGAGGCGATGGTCGTCGACGAGGACTTCCTGCGGGCGCTCGAGTATGCCGCGCCCCCGATGGGCGGTCTCGGTCTCGGGCTGGACCGGCTGCTCATGCTGCTGACGGGCACCGGCATCCGCGAGACGATCCTCTTCCCCTTCCTCAAGCCGGAGGCGTGA
- a CDS encoding histone-like nucleoid-structuring protein Lsr2 encodes MVQRVQVILEDDMTGGEASETVEFALDGVSYEIDLNDENATKLRETLAPWIAEARRSGGRRQTRRRSGGSSSSNGGGAGRSDELAQIREWGRANGFKVSSRGRVSQELRDAYAAAH; translated from the coding sequence ATGGTTCAGCGTGTTCAGGTCATCCTTGAGGATGACATGACCGGTGGCGAGGCCAGCGAGACCGTGGAGTTCGCGCTCGACGGCGTCAGCTATGAAATCGACCTGAACGACGAGAACGCCACCAAGCTGCGCGAGACCCTTGCGCCGTGGATCGCCGAGGCCCGCCGCTCCGGTGGTCGCCGCCAGACCCGCCGCCGCAGCGGTGGGTCGTCGTCCTCGAACGGCGGCGGCGCCGGTCGCTCGGACGAGCTGGCCCAGATCCGCGAGTGGGGCCGTGCCAACGGCTTCAAGGTGAGCTCCCGCGGTCGCGTCTCGCAGGAGCTGCGCGACGCCTACGCCGCCGCGCACTGA
- the ligD gene encoding non-homologous end-joining DNA ligase has translation MSVAGRTLKVSNLDKVLYPATGTTKGEVLNYYVTHADQILPELRDRPVTRIRFPEGVAANSFFEKNLPPGAPSWLPRVTVPTPGSSRGRDTLTFPLVPDLAALVYLVNLGSLELHVPQWRVDDDGNPLPPDRLVVDLDPGPGAGLEECARVALLVRERLAAVGLETRPVTSGSKGMQLYAPLEGIRTSDEVSAVAKSLAERLEEDHPSLITSRMTKALRPGKIFLDWSQNNAAKTTICPWSLRGRERPQVALPRTWDEVEAAAEGEEPLTQRTIDEV, from the coding sequence GTGAGCGTCGCCGGACGCACCCTGAAGGTGAGCAACCTGGACAAGGTGCTCTATCCTGCGACAGGCACGACGAAGGGTGAGGTGCTCAACTACTACGTCACCCACGCCGACCAGATCCTGCCCGAGCTGCGCGACCGACCGGTGACCCGTATCCGCTTTCCCGAGGGTGTCGCCGCCAATTCCTTCTTCGAGAAGAACCTTCCTCCCGGCGCCCCGTCGTGGCTGCCACGGGTGACGGTTCCCACGCCCGGCTCTTCGCGCGGCCGGGACACCCTCACCTTTCCGTTGGTCCCCGATCTCGCGGCCCTCGTCTACCTCGTCAACCTCGGCAGCCTGGAATTGCACGTGCCGCAGTGGCGCGTGGACGACGACGGAAATCCGCTGCCGCCCGACCGCCTGGTCGTCGACCTCGATCCCGGCCCCGGAGCGGGCCTGGAGGAATGTGCCCGGGTGGCGCTGCTGGTGCGCGAGCGGCTGGCCGCCGTGGGGCTGGAGACCCGCCCGGTCACCAGCGGCAGCAAGGGTATGCAGCTCTACGCGCCGCTCGAGGGCATCCGCACCTCCGACGAGGTGAGCGCCGTGGCGAAGTCGCTGGCCGAGCGGCTCGAGGAGGATCATCCCTCCCTGATCACCTCGCGCATGACCAAGGCGCTGCGGCCGGGCAAGATCTTCCTCGACTGGAGCCAGAACAACGCCGCCAAGACCACGATCTGCCCGTGGTCGCTGCGCGGCCGGGAGCGGCCGCAGGTCGCGCTGCCGCGCACCTGGGACGAGGTCGAGGCGGCCGCGGAGGGCGAGGAGCCCCTCACCCAGCGCACGATCGACGAGGTCTGA
- a CDS encoding DNA ligase, with protein MRPMLATHGDPRSGPPVGPAWAHEIKWDGIRLLADVVDGRLRLLTRSGRDIAVALPELRALADLGADVLLDGEAVAMVGGRPSFSHVVDRVHTASAAAAERLARTRPVTYLAFDLLRLDGLDLTGLPWSARRAALEDLVDGVPGVQVSPVYEDGRGLLAATADQGLEGVVSKRRSAPYAPGVRSGDWLKFPHRDVRSVVVGGWRPQAGSGSRLGAVHVGVPVDDGSGRPLVDGSGRLVLAYRGRVGSGLAGRAGVALLERLEALPVVPYPFTTDIPRPEAAGSTWVEPRVVLDVAALGVTADGRLRQPSYQGVRPDLTPEDLLEDV; from the coding sequence ATGCGCCCCATGCTCGCCACCCACGGCGACCCGAGGTCCGGCCCGCCGGTCGGTCCCGCGTGGGCGCACGAGATCAAGTGGGACGGCATCCGGCTGCTGGCCGACGTCGTCGACGGCCGGCTCCGGCTGCTCACGCGCAGCGGGCGCGACATCGCGGTGGCGCTCCCCGAGCTGCGGGCCCTCGCGGACCTCGGCGCGGACGTGCTGCTGGACGGCGAGGCCGTCGCCATGGTCGGCGGCCGCCCGTCCTTCTCGCACGTCGTCGACCGGGTCCACACCGCCTCGGCCGCCGCGGCGGAGCGGCTCGCGCGCACCCGGCCCGTGACCTACCTGGCCTTCGACCTGCTGCGTCTGGACGGCCTCGACCTGACGGGGCTGCCCTGGTCGGCCCGGCGGGCCGCGCTCGAGGACCTCGTCGACGGGGTCCCGGGGGTGCAGGTCTCCCCCGTCTACGAGGACGGCCGCGGGCTGCTGGCGGCGACCGCCGACCAGGGCCTGGAGGGCGTGGTCAGCAAACGGCGCTCGGCCCCCTACGCACCGGGCGTCCGCAGCGGCGACTGGCTGAAGTTCCCGCACCGCGACGTCCGCAGCGTGGTCGTCGGCGGCTGGCGGCCCCAGGCCGGGTCCGGCTCGCGACTGGGCGCGGTGCACGTCGGCGTCCCCGTGGACGACGGGAGCGGGCGCCCCCTGGTCGACGGCTCGGGCCGGCTGGTGCTGGCCTACCGCGGGCGGGTGGGCAGCGGGCTGGCCGGGCGGGCCGGCGTTGCGCTGCTGGAGCGTCTCGAGGCCCTGCCGGTCGTCCCCTACCCGTTCACCACCGACATCCCCCGCCCGGAGGCGGCCGGCTCCACGTGGGTCGAGCCGCGGGTCGTCCTCGACGTCGCCGCGCTCGGCGTCACCGCGGACGGCCGCCTGCGCCAGCCCTCCTACCAGGGCGTGCGGCCCGACCTGACCCCCGAGGACCTCCTGGAGGACGTGTGA